A region of the Microtus ochrogaster isolate Prairie Vole_2 linkage group LG1, MicOch1.0, whole genome shotgun sequence genome:
CACTCGATGGTCCTGGCACCCTCGGTGACTGGTGCACCCTCGATGGCCCTGGCACCGTCGGTGACCAGTGCACCCTCGATGGCCGTTGGATCCTCTGTGACCTGTGCGCCTTGCATGGCTGTGGCACCCTCGGTGACCGTGGCACCTTCGATGGCACTGACACCCTCGGTGACCGTAGCACCCTCAGTGACTGTGGGACACTCGGTGGCCCTGGCACCCACGATGGCCGTGGCTTCCTCGGTAGCCCCTGGCGGGCTACCTCTTCTGGACCCCGACGTGAGCCCCCGGCCATCTCCCCCAGACGTGTTCGCCAGCTTCGCGCCACACCCGGGCGCCCTGGGTCCCTCGACGCTGCTGGCTGAGCAGTTGAACGTGATCGGCAGTCGCAAGAAGAGCGTGAACATGACcgagtgtgtgcctgtgcccaGCTCGGAGCATGTCGCGGAGATCGTGGGTCGTCAGGGTGAGTGGCTGCCGTCGGAGGGGAGGGAGTTGCAGGGTTACTGCTTATCCTCGTTGATAGATGCCAGGGGGGTGTATTTgacggggagggggaggaaggaacagCTCCTACTCATTCTAATCCTGAGTGGATGTGACCAGGAGACCCCGGGACACGCCCCGCGTGGCTTCTGGGTGGGCCTCGGTAGATTCCTTGGCGCCTTTGTTCAAAGCCGCCGGCTGCTGCAGAAGTTGGGCACAGCCCAAGCTGTGGACACTGCCGCCGCCATTGTCTGGGTTCCTGGGGGCAATCACAGTCGATGTGCCATAGCTGGGGACACTCTAAAACACAGGCCCCCCAGAAGTGGCAGTCAGGGCTGGGCGGTGGGTGCTCCACTCCCCACCAGCACCATAGACGTGGGGCGGGGCCAGTTCAGATTTGGTAGCTCAGGGAAGGTGCCCGGAGGGTGAAGAGGGATGTGTAATAGCTTAGAAGGTGCACCCCTCATCTCCCTAGGGGTTCAGACTAGGGTGCTGTAGCCTGAGAAAAGAACTCTAACCCTAGGCCGTCCCCTGAGCTTGAGAAACTGGGATTTATAGGACCTCCTGGCTGCAGCGCTCCAGTGGGGTGTAGCCCCTTGAAGCCCATCTTGACATACTGACCCCCAGTAGGCCTAGGGTGTAGGAATCCTAGCTACCCAGGATATAGGGGTCCttgctgcagcactggggagctggggagtgTCTCTGTTGTCCTCCccattgttctctttgttccaAAGCCAGGCTGAGATTCGCATGGTGACATCAGGCCAGTCTTTGCTCATTGGCCCTTGAGCTACTGGGGCGGGCAGGAGGGTGGTGGGCAGTTCCTGGCCCTTCACACACCCACAGTAGGCTGCGCCCGGCACCCCGGACTGACAGGGGGGTCCACCTGGTTGTAAGAACTTTAGGGTGGGGCTCAGGCATCCCTGGACCCTCTGTAGCCCATGGGGATGTGTGTGGTTTGAATTGCAAGGTCAGCTGTCCCCCTCCAGCAGGTGGGGGCACCTCACGACCTCGTTCCCTAGTTACAGGTGGGTGGGGCAGAGCCAGTGTCTCCTGCCCTTTTGCTCATCCTCTGTCCTTTCTGTGCCTGCTGAGAATGGATGTGCTGGGCCTGGGGGCTCATGGCTAGAAGTGGCAAAGGCAGAGGTGGGGACGAGTCCCTTTGTGTAGGCAGCCTCTGCCACCCTGCGCTGTCTTCCCACATAGTCTTCCTCCTGGTGCGTCTCCCTGACCGTACCGAGACCAGCTTCCCACATTCGTCCAGTGTCTGTAGACTTGTGTGGAAGCCAAGGCTTGTAGTCTACTGCCTCTTCCTGGAGGCGGGTCCTCCTTACACAGCTGAGCtaggggatcaaatccagggcctctgTACTCAGTCAACATGTAATTGAGACCCAGATTTTGGGATGTCATTAGTGGCCCTGAGTTCACTGCCTGCTGGGGTGCCCCTCCCCCTGACACTAGTGTATGGTACACAAGTGTGTACTGAGTAAATGGACTCAGACCCTGGGAAGGCACCCTGAATGCCTGAATGTGGAAGGCGATGCcagccccactcctgcccagcGCCCCATCctccttgctgtgataaaacattgaccAACAGCAGCCTGAGAGAAAAAGGTTTGCTTTGATCTtccaggaagggaaggcaggcagggccTGGGGCAGTGACCACGGCGATGCCCCAGGgctctctcagcctgctttcttgttgtacccaggaccaccaccctAGGGGTGGCTCCACCCACTGTGGGCCGGGTCCTCCCCATCAATCATTCATGGAAATGCCCACAGATCAcacccacagaccaatctgatcaCTGTGGTTGTCGGTTGAGATCCCACTTCCCAGGTGTGCTTAGCTTGAGTTAACAGGTCACCAATCGCTGTCCCCTGCCCGGTTCCTGTTCCATGGTGTCCCCGTGCCCACCCACAGTGCTCTCTGCGGGGCTGGGTCAGGTGCACGCTCTCCCCCTGGGCACAAAAGATGTTCCCGCACTTGTCCCCACACCTGACCAGAGCAACAGGGACCCAAGGTGTCCCCTGGCACCATGCTGTTCATAGCCTCAGTCTTTTCAGATGTAGAATGGGTTGGAGGGTATTTGGGGCCACGCCCCCAGTCACTCATGGGGTTGGGGGGAGTCCCCGAACCAGGACCCAGGCCAGTGTTCGTTACTGCAGTCCCagctgtttgtgtgtttgtagttcaggctgacctccatCTTGGGGCAGACCTTCCTCAGCCTCAGACTGGTGTGTGCCAACATATCCTGCTCCTTGTACCCTCTTGGTACCTAAGGCTACCATCTGGGCCAAGGCATGTGGGCACAGCCAAGGAGTAGCTGCcgactggagtgtgtgtgtgtgtgtgcacgtgggggggggtcttttcctcatttcctgcctccccttctaGGTTCACATGTCTGTCCCTAGCTGCCACCGTCTCCCTCAGCTGAATCTCAGCTCTTTATATAGAACGGTGTATGAGCCAGGCTGTTGTCCCGTAAGCCCCTGGTGTTCAAACACCTGAAGTCGGGGACAGAAGACCTTAGGTAGTGGGgttccaccaccacacccagtctcttcctgccttccagtGTATAAGAATTGAAGCCATGGCAGCCAGATCAGGGGCAAGCCTGGGGCACTTTGGGGGTCCCCTGGAAGAAGACATGCTAGCCAAATAGGGGAAAGAGGCCCTCAACCCCTGGCACTAGAAATAGCAGAAAACTCTGGCCACACTTGTGAGAGAGGCGTGACTTCCATAGCTGAGACCCCATTCTGGTGGCCATGGTGCACACTTGCCAGGGCTTGCTGGGCCCACTGCAGCCGCCTGATGCCCCCTGAGGAGCGCCACCCACGGTGTTCCTGCTCCAGGTCCCCGGTGCACTGCCCCCAGGGGAGTCCCCAGTCTACAACCATAGACAAAGACCTGGACCTTCAGCCAGGCTGTgatggcccacgcctttaatcccagcactctgtaagttcgaggccagcctggtctacaagagctagttccaggacaggctccaaagctacagagaaaccctgtctcaaaaaaacaaaaaaacaaaatcccaaacaaacaaagacctgGACCTTCTGGAGTATCCCAGAGTTAAGGCTCAGGAGTCTGCCATCGGACTGAGACCCTGGTATTCCCGGTGGCCTGGGACACTCCCATCCTCTGCacctcagcccccacccccacactggtGTTAGAGGGTCTGGACCTGATGGTTCTCAggttagctcaggctggcctcagactcactgtagAGCCCCACCGTGAACTCCTGCCCTCCTCCACTTTAACAATGCCAGAGATGGGACTGAGTGTCGCCAGGCAGCCTGAGCTGGCCTCGAAGTcctggcagtcctcctgcctcagcctctcagaagTGTGCCACCGCGTTGCGATTAGCCCAGTGAGGATGGCAGTAGGCTCCTGACATTACTTCTGAGTCCTGTTATCCTGATTATTGCTTTTCCGCTAAGGCAGGGAGGGACACAGTAAGGCCACAGCTTTTGTGGATTCTGAGGAGGTTACACtcggtttccttccttccttcattcctgggGAGCAGATTCAAGACAGTGTGGCAGTCAAAGGCGAAGtggtgggagttggttctcttcttccaccttatTGGTGTTGGTGATTGGGGTTCCAGCCTTCAGGCATGATAGCCGACTCGGCTCTAACCCTGCTGCGGTGCTTCCTTTTCTGGCCGATCCTCTGTGCCCAGAGATGGGAATGGGGCTCAGGGTAGGAGGTCTGTGTAGTGTCTATACCGGGCAGTGTATCCACTCAGGCGGCCTGGGTCACGTGTCTCCATCTTTCTAGGGTGCAAGATCAAGGCCTTGCGCGCCAAGACCAACACCTACATCAAGACGCCAGTGCGCGGGGAGGAGCCGGTCTTCATCGTGACGGGGCGCAAGGAGGATGTGGAGATGGCCAAGCGGGAGATCCTGTCAGCCGCTGAGCACTTCTCGCTCATCCGAGCCACGCGCAGCAAGGCAGGCGGGCTGTCGGGGGCCACCCCAGGTCCCCCCAACCTGCCCGGCCAGACCACCATCCAGGTGCGAGTGCCCTACCGCGTGGTGGGGCTGGTGGTGGGGCCCAAGGGTGCCACCATTAAACGGATCCAGCAAAGGACGCACACGTACATTGTGACCCCCGGTCGCGACAAGGAGCCAGTGTTTGCAGTGACCGGGATGCCCGAGAACGTGGACCGAGCTCGGGAGGAGATTGAGGCACACATCACGCTGCGCACCGGCGCCTTCACGGATGCGGGGCCCGACAGTGACTTCCACGCCAATGGTACTGACGTGTGTCTGGACCTTCTGGGAGCTGCAGCCAGCCTCTGGGCCAAGGCACCTCACCCAGGACGGAGGCCCCCCGCTGCCACCAGCAGCCTGCGTGGGGACAGTGCTCTGGGCGCAGCCAGCACCCCCGAGCCCTTCTACGTGGGTAGCCGTGGAGGGCCGCCCCTGCCGGACCCGAGTCCCAGCAGCCCCTATGGAGGCTCGGGCAATGGGGGCTTCACGTTTGGTGGGGACGGGCCCGGAGCCCCCACGGGGACAGCCACCCCTGAAGATTGTGACTTTGGTTTTGACTTCCTGGCGCTGGACCTGACTGTGCCTGCCACAGCTACTATTTGGGCACCCTTCGAGCGAGCTGCGCCTCTGCCAGCCTTCAGCAGCTGCCCCGCGGTTAACGGAGCACCCGCGCAACCCAACACAGGCGCGCGgcgcagcagcagcagtggggccACCACCACACCACGCCACTCGCCCACGCTGCCCGACCCCGGAGGACTCAGCCTGGAGCTGCCGCTGGCACGTCGAGGCGTCCCGGATCCAGTAGGTGCTGTGCCGTGGCGACCCCCGCAGAGTGCTCTGCAACCCTTCTCGGGCAGCACCACCTTCTCCACGgccccctctctgcccagccccGCCCCGGTGTCCTCCACCCTGGACGCCGGAGCCTCAGAGGGCAACCACAAGCCATCTACCACAGCGGCCAACTCCTCCGCCTCCGCAGCAGCCCCGGGTCCACCCGCCGCAGCCTTGGCTCGCGAATGTGTGGTGTGCGCAGAAGGCGAGGCCATGGCCGCCTTGGTCCCCTGCGGCCACAACCTCTTCTGCATGGATTGTGCTGTCCGCATCTGCGGGAAGAGTGAGCCCGAGTGCCCCGCCTGCCGCACGCCGGCCACCCAAGCCATTCATATCTTTTCCTAGTGCACCCCTACTCGACGGGGGGGCCCTGGCTTCCCCGAGCGGGAggggggagaagtagggagggagaggggcCCACGCGTGTCACAAACAGCTTTAACTCCAGCAGCAGTCGCCGAGGCCATTGGCTTGCGGCCCAGCAGCAGCGCCTCCGTTCTTGACCAGTGACAGTATTGAGTGAGCCGGTGACAATACAACCGGAGAATCCTGTTTGCACTTTTTAATTAAGACATCCCTCCTTGTTTCCGGGgtgatcttaaaacaaaacaaaaaaaataacacgATATTTACAACTCTCACTGGATTTAACAGTGTGGATTCTtgtagaaacttccagaaaaagGCAGGTGGCTTTTTCCCCCGACACACACTCCATTTTTTTGGGGCAAATATATACCATTTTGTACGTCAGCCACGGGGTGGCCAGAGGAGGGTAAGGGGAGGGTATCAAGGGGTGTCCCATCAACAAATttgtaacttttgttttattgtgtttttttttgttttttaaattaagactcagtgttgtggttttttgttattgttttttaaaaaagtttttaaagttttttttattgttatttttacttcataCTTCCTGTGTATATGTAGGGAATTTATATTAGATATACGTACTTTATGgaataaattttaagaactaaaatatattttattttaaataaagcaacgAACCTTTAATCTTTGACAGCTAAATCACCGATTATATATTTGCTGAACTGATTTAAGGGTTTAAAAAATTGTATCAAGAGTTTTATTTTTGGACTTGACAGCCTTCTTAATAAAGTTGTTTTCCTATATGTAAGCGCTGGCGTTCACGTGGTGTGGGAGACGGAGACCCTGAGGATAGGGGTGTCGATCTGTGTTTGGCTCCATTGCCCCCCAGCTGTGAAATCCTGGCTCTCATTCCTGACAGTCTGGAGTGAAGAAATGGAGTTGACCACTAGGCGGTGgcgccacctttaatcccagcatccagaggcagaggcaggcagatctcg
Encoded here:
- the Mex3d gene encoding RNA-binding protein MEX3D isoform X1; the encoded protein is MPGSSGQPDAGGAGTGTTAGDPGHPHPALAGAEDAAPRPPPEPDDSAAALRLALDQLSALGLGGARPGDEEGTATRGADGAAERGEDGPAPPDELETVVSPPVTGEPSMGVGPSMTGAHSMVLAPSVTGAPSMALAPSVTSAPSMAVGSSVTCAPCMAVAPSVTVAPSMALTPSVTVAPSVTVGHSVALAPTMAVASSVAPGGLPLLDPDVSPRPSPPDVFASFAPHPGALGPSTLLAEQLNVIGSRKKSVNMTECVPVPSSEHVAEIVGRQGCKIKALRAKTNTYIKTPVRGEEPVFIVTGRKEDVEMAKREILSAAEHFSLIRATRSKAGGLSGATPGPPNLPGQTTIQVRVPYRVVGLVVGPKGATIKRIQQRTHTYIVTPGRDKEPVFAVTGMPENVDRAREEIEAHITLRTGAFTDAGPDSDFHANGTDVCLDLLGAAASLWAKAPHPGRRPPAATSSLRGDSALGAASTPEPFYVGSRGGPPLPDPSPSSPYGGSGNGGFTFGGDGPGAPTGTATPEDCDFGFDFLALDLTVPATATIWAPFERAAPLPAFSSCPAVNGAPAQPNTGARRSSSSGATTTPRHSPTLPDPGGLSLELPLARRGVPDPVGAVPWRPPQSALQPFSGSTTFSTAPSLPSPAPVSSTLDAGASEGNHKPSTTAANSSASAAAPGPPAAALARECVVCAEGEAMAALVPCGHNLFCMDCAVRICGKSEPECPACRTPATQAILAEAIGLRPSSSASVLDQ
- the Mex3d gene encoding RNA-binding protein MEX3D isoform X2, which codes for MPGSSGQPDAGGAGTGTTAGDPGHPHPALAGAEDAAPRPPPEPDDSAAALRLALDQLSALGLGGARPGDEEGTATRGADGAAERGEDGPAPPDELETVVSPPVTGEPSMGVGPSMTGAHSMVLAPSVTGAPSMALAPSVTSAPSMAVGSSVTCAPCMAVAPSVTVAPSMALTPSVTVAPSVTVGHSVALAPTMAVASSVAPGGLPLLDPDVSPRPSPPDVFASFAPHPGALGPSTLLAEQLNVIGSRKKSVNMTECVPVPSSEHVAEIVGRQGCKIKALRAKTNTYIKTPVRGEEPVFIVTGRKEDVEMAKREILSAAEHFSLIRATRSKAGGLSGATPGPPNLPGQTTIQVRVPYRVVGLVVGPKGATIKRIQQRTHTYIVTPGRDKEPVFAVTGMPENVDRAREEIEAHITLRTGAFTDAGPDSDFHANGTDVCLDLLGAAASLWAKAPHPGRRPPAATSSLRGDSALGAASTPEPFYVGSRGGPPLPDPSPSSPYGGSGNGGFTFGGDGPGAPTGTATPEDCDFGFDFLALDLTVPATATIWAPFERAAPLPAFSSCPAVNGAPAQPNTGARRSSSSGATTTPRHSPTLPDPGGLSLELPLARRGVPDPVGAVPWRPPQSALQPFSGSTTFSTAPSLPSPAPVSSTLDAGASEGNHKPSTTAANSSASAAAPGPPAAALARECVVCAEGEAMAALVPCGHNLFCMDCAVRICGKSEPECPACRTPATQAIHIFS